The Penicillium digitatum chromosome 6, complete sequence genome has a window encoding:
- a CDS encoding Ctr copper transporter family protein, with amino-acid sequence MDHSMHIGMDHGDMGHGDVGMGGKCNMNMLFNWSSENLCIIFRSWHITGPFSFLLSLIAIVILTAGYEGLRATTRKYEAAHAQRLSAFLGTTATTGDAEIADPIISSTLADAIHNTHHQSSPLLVGSENRAALARKGKLTMAAFYALQVSYSFFIMLLFMTYNGPVMIAVAVGAFVGYLAFSEGTSATKIIACH; translated from the exons ATGGACCACTCGATGCACATTGGCATGGATCATGGTGATATGGGCCATGGCGATGTGGGTATGGGTGGGAAATGCAACATGAAT ATGCTGTTCAACTGGTCCTCTGAGAATTTGTGCATTATCTTCCGCAGCTGGCACATCACCGGTCCCTTCTCCTTCCTCTTGTCCCTCATCGCTATCGTTATCCTTACTGCGGGCTACGAGGGACTACGAGCAACGACTCGAAAATATGAGGCCGCCCATGCACAGCGGCTTAGTGCGTTCCTAGGCACTACTGCCACTACTGGGG ACGCTGAGATCGCCGACCCTATCATTTCCAGCACCCTGGCGGATGCAATCCACAACACTCATCACCAAAGCTCACCGCTGCTTGTAGGAAGCGAGAACAGAGCGGCATTGGCGCGCAAGGGTAAGCTTACTATGGCGGCTTTCTATGCCCTCCAGGTGTCCTATAGCTTCTTCATAAT GTTGCTCTTCATGACGTATAACGGGCCGGTCATGATTGCGGTTGCAGTGGGCGCGTTCGTTGGATACTTGGCCTTCTCCGAAGGAACATCAGCCACAAAGATAATCGCCTGTCATTAA
- a CDS encoding Cyclin-like F-box, whose amino-acid sequence MPDIKSLPSHPPPQDADIIREAIPSHPLGVKPSGNALLATWSLRNAMGIFQHLPDELILLLLEAFDGPSLLRIGRTCKAFYAFTRAEELWKALFVCDSREDFTWRGTWRSTYLNIPASKVPMVDCSQLFSDSLYRPFNCAHISLDPYVSKIPARNQIARLPELSPEEFQAKWTDRPFILTEPVKAWPAYKTWNVGSLLARYGKTKFRAEAVDWAMRTYGDYMADNSDESPLYLFDRSFVSKMGLSVGSSETTPDASYWPPACFAEDFFSVLGDDRPDHQWLIIGPERSGSKFHKDPNATSAWNAVLRGPKYWIMFPSSTKQPPPPGVFVSDDQSEVTSPLSIAEWLLGFHAEARRTPGCVEGICGEGEILHVPSGWWHLVVNLEPSIAITQNFIPRGHLGAALDFLSNKPDQVSGFRKNVANPCERFMTGMREAYPDLLEQAWNELQKKSEGKKRKWEDIVHGETTETPDGQDTEGGGFSFGFGDDGSDVEVP is encoded by the exons ATGCCTGACATCAAATCGTTGCCCAGTCATCCACCACCACAGGATGCAGATATCATAAGGGAGGCTATTCCCTCCCACCCACTAGGCGTGAAGCCAAGTGGAAATGCTCTATTGGCTACCTGGAGTCTTCGCAACGCCATGGGGATCTTTCAACACCTGCCAGACGAACTAATCCTGTTGTTGTTGGAGGCCTTCGACGGGCCAAGCCTGTTGAGAATCGGGCGGACATGCAAGGCCTTCTATGCATTTACCCGGGCTGAAGAATTGTGGAAGGCGCTGTTTGTTTG TGACTCAAGAGAAGATTTCACATGGCGAGGGACATGGCGGTCAACATATCTCAATATCCCTGCTTCTAAAGTGCCCATGGTGGACTGTTCCCAGCTATTCTCCGATTCTCTCTACCGGCCGTTCAATTGTGCACATATCTCACTCGACCCCTATGTCTCTAAGATCCCGGCGCGGAACCAGATTGCACGACTTCCCGAGCTGTCACCAGAGGAATTCCAAGCAAAGTGGACCGACCGACCATTCATCTTGACTGAGCCTGTCAAGGCCTGGCCAGCATATAAGACCTGGAACGTCGGGTCACTACTCGCCCGATACGGGAAGACCAAGTTCCGTGCCGAAGCTGTGGACTGGGCTATGCGCACTTACGGCGACTACATGGCAGACAACTCTGACGAGAGCCCACTATACCTATTTGACCGGTCTTTCGTCTCGAAGATGGGACTGTCCGTCGGATCTTCAGAAACAACGCCAGACGCATCGTACTGGCCCCCAGCGTGCTTCGCTGAAGACTTCTTCTCCGTACTTGGTGACGACCGCCCTGATCATCAGTGGTTAATTATCGGTCCCGAGCGGTCCGGCAGCAAGTTCCACAAAGATCCCAATGCCACCAGCGCATGGAACGCCGTGTTGCGTGGGCCCAAATATTGGATAATGTTCCCGTCTAGCACAAAACAGCCCCCGCCTCCGGGTGTCTTTGTTTCCGATGACCAGAGTGAAGTGACTTCTCCGCTGAGCATTGCAGAATGGCTACTGGGATTCCATGCCGAGGCACGCCGGACCCCGGGCTGTGTGGAAGGAATATGCGGCGAGGGTGAGATTCTACACGTTCCGTCTGGATGGTGGCATTTGGTCGTGAACCTGGAGCCGTCGATCGCTATTACGCAGAACTTTATTCCCCGAGGCCATCTCGGCGCTGCCTTGGATTTCTTGTCTAACAAGCCGGACCAGGTGTCTGGGTTCCGGAAGAACGTAGCTAATCCATGTGAACGGTTTATGACCGGTATGCGCGAGGCATATCCCGACCTGCTGGAGCAAGCCTGGAATGAGTTACAGAAGAAGAGCGAAGGCAAGAAGCGCAAGTGGGAAGATATTGTTCATGGGGAGACAACGGAGACTCCTGATGGTCAAGACACCGAAGGAGGTGGATTTAGCTTTGGGTTTGGTGATGATGGGAGTGATGTTGAAGTTCCATGA
- a CDS encoding ATP-dependent RNA helicase eIF4A, translating into MADKGLEDLAEGQIESNYDEVTDSFDAMDLKPELLRGVYAYGFERPSAIQQRAIMPIIKGNDVIAQAQSGTGKTATFSISALQKIDPEVKACQALILAPTRELAQQIQKVVVAIGDFMSLDCHACIGGTNVREDMNALRAGPQVVVGTPGRVHDMIQRRVLSTTAMKLFILDEADEMLSRGFTEQIYDIFQLLPQSTQVTLLSATMPQDVLEVTTKFMRDPVRILVKKQELTLEGIKQFYIAVEKEEWKLDTLSDLYETVTITQAVIFCNTRRKVDWLTDKLTARDFTVSAMHGDMEQGQRDVIMKEFRSGSSRVLIATDLLARGIDVQQVSLVINYDLPANRENYIHRIGRGGRFGRKGVAINFVTADDVRMLREIEQFYSTQVEEMPMNVADLI; encoded by the exons ATGGCTGACAAGGGTCTTGAGGATCTTGCCGAGG GGCAGATCGAGTCTAACTACGATGAGGTCACCGACTCCTTCGACGCTATGGACCTGAAGCCCGAGCTGCTTCGCG GTGTCTACGCTTACGGTTTCGAGCGTCCTTCCGCCATCCAGCAGCGTGCCATCATGCCCATCATCAAGG GCAACGATGTTATTGCCCAGGCTCAGTCCGGTACCGGTAAGACCGCTaccttctccatctccgccCTGCAGAAGATCGACCCTGAGGTCAAGGCCTGCCAGGCTCTGATCCTTGCTCCTACCCGTGAGTTGGCTCAGCAGATCCAGAAGGTCGTTGTCGCCATCGGTGACTTCATGTCCCTTGACTGCCACGCCTGTATCGGTGGTACCAACGTCCGTGAGGACATGAACGCTCTCCGCGCCGGCCCCCAGGTCGTTGTCGGTACCCCCGGCCGTGTCCACGACATGATCCAGCGCCGTGTTCTCTCCACCACCGCCATGAAGctcttcatcctcgacgAGGCCGATGAGATGCTGTCC cgTGGTTTCACCGAGCAGATCTACGACATCTTCCAGCTGCTTCCTCAGTCTACCCAGGTCACCCTGCTCTCCGCTACCATGCCCCAGGATGTCCTCGAGGTCACCACTAAGTTCATGCGCGACCCCGTCCGTATCCTTGTCAAGAAGCAAGAACTCACCCTTGAGGGTATCAAGCAGTTCTACATCGCTGTTGAGAAGGAGGAATGGAAGCTCGACACCCTCTCCGATCTCTACGAGACCGTCACCATTACTCAAGCTGTCATCTTCTGCAACACCCGCCGAAAGGTCGACTGGCTCACCGACAAGCTCACTGCTCGTGATTTCACTGTCTCCGCTATGCACGGTGATATGGAACAGGGTCAGCGTGATGTTATCATGAAGGAGTTCCGCTCCGGTTCTTCCCGTGTCCTGATCGCCACTGATCTTTTGGCCCGTGGTATCGATGTCCAGCAGGTTTCCCTGGTCATCAACTACGATCTTCCCGCCAACCGCGAGAACTACATTCACCGTATCGGTCGTGGTGGTCGTTTCGGTCGTAAGGGTGTTGCCATCAACTTCGTCACTGCTGACGATGTTCGCATGCTCCGTGAGATCGAGCAGTTCTACTCCACCCAGGTTGAGGAGATGCCCATGAACGTGGCTGACCTCATCTAA
- a CDS encoding Alpha-mannosidase, whose protein sequence is MGGEVPFRPAPPALPQLAERPVGHRIKKIYTDRLKQFTTTGQYEGQNLVSKYYEATNSDEDHVELSVYSVPDLQRPSFKEATAQEFKPTHIGASFGPSWSTHWFRIHLTVPEDMLKREHLEFHWDANNEGLIWTDDGHPLQGLTGGGERTEFVLPKDWCDGKRHTFYIEMACNGMFGNAPGGDSIQPPNPDKHFTLSTARITAVNLAARALYYDFWIIGDAAREFPGESWESHEANVVANSIIDTFIAGNGSNESINEARKIARRYLGNKVDSPDVYDTHLQPIVYAIGHCHIDTCWLWPWAETKRKVARSWSNQCDLMERYPEHRFACSQAQQFKWLKQYYPSIFDRVKRWVKKGNFQPIGGSWVEHDTNMPSGESLVRQFLYGQRFFETNFGKRSTTFWLPDTFGYSTQIPQICRLAGMSRFFTQKLSWNNINNFPHTTFQWVALDGSQVMCHMAPAETYTAEAHFGDVKRSVTQHKSLDTDKTSLLVFGKGDGGGGPTFEHLEKLRRCRGLSDQVGSLPRVQMGESVDDFFAKLEAKAASGTDFATWYGELYFELHRGTYTTQANNKRNNRKSEFLLREIELLATFATINAPDGGYQYPKKEIDEMWEGTLLCQFHDCLPGSSIEMCYDDSDKLYTEIFEMGAKLRKIALEALGLTGDVTSGNFMALNTLPWPRSEVVAVPPAVSAYMGCKYTVATGTTGMMHLQLADFKKSTSVTVAEIKSGVFRLENGKLRVDIQGGAITSLYDVNAEREIVAKDRKAGQLVIFDDKPLYWQAWDVEVFHLESRKELPGGKTSIVENDPHRVSVVTETWISDKSWIKTTISLSASTSDEPSYVEMESEVEWQETMKFLKVEFPVDITNTEASYETQYGIVRRPTHYNTSWDMAKFEVCCHKWADLSENGYGVSILNDSKYGFATCGNLMRLSLLRAPKAPDAHADMGRHHIRYAILPHAGALDARTIRAGFNFNNPLVVEKAGPKASASNALFTSLSIKGAPSLILDVIKRGEDDGDVSWDGTPTRPGKSVILRVYESLGGKARGTIETTLAVKDAVKCNVLEDDEIDGLDIATEDGRSVIKIELRAFEVATYRLQLRLS, encoded by the exons ATGGGTGGGGAAGTTCCCTTTCGCCCCGCTCCTCCAGCTTTACCCCAGTTAGCTGAACGCCCGGTCGGCCATCGAATCAAGAAGATTTACACCGATCGCCTGAAACAGTTCACAACAACTGGCCAGTATGAAGGCCAGAACCTTGTTTCAAAGTACTACGAAGCCACAAACTCGGACGAAGATCATGTCGAGCTCTCTGTTTACTCGGTTCCGGACCTGCAGCGACCGAGCTTCAAAGAGGCGACGGCTCAGGAGTTTAAACCAACTCACATAGGAGCTTCTTTTGGCCCTAGTTGGTCCACACATTGGTTCCGAATTCATCTCACAGTGCCTGAGGACATGCTCAAACGGGAGCATCTAGAGTTCCACTGGGATGCCAACAACGAAGGTCTGATATGGACAGACGACGGTCACCCGCTACAGGGCTTGACTGGAGGCGGAGAACGGACCGAGTTTGTTCTCCCCAAAGACTGGTGTGATGGAAAGAGGCATACCTTCTACATTGAAATGGCCTGCAATGGCATGTTTGGCAACGCTCCTGGTGGCGATTCGATCCAGCCACCAAATCCCGATAAGCACTTCACCCTCAGCACTGCAAGAATTACTGCAGTAAACCTAGCTGCCCGAGCACTTTACTATGATTTCTGGATTATTGGGGATGCCGCCAGGGAATTCCCGGGTGAGTCATGGGAGTCGCATGAAGCCAATGTCGTGGCTAATTCCATCATCGATACCTTCATTGCCGGTAACGGAAGTAATGAGTCTATTAACGAGGCGCGCAAGATTGCAAGAAGATATCTTGGCAATAAAGTAGATTCGCCCGATGTCTACGACACACACTTGCAGCCAATAGTTTATGCAATTGGCCATTGTCACATTGATACTTGCTGGCTGTGGCCTTGGGCTGAGACGAAGCGAAAAGTAGCACGGTCGTGGTCTAACCAATGTGATCTGATGGAAAGGTATCCTGAGCACCGTTTTGCTTGCTCTCAGGCTCAACAGTTCAAATGGCTTAAGCAGTACTACCCATCCATCTTTGATCGCGTGAAGCGCTGGGTAAAGAAGGGAAACTTTCAGCCTATCGGAGGGAGCTGGGTCGAGCACGATACCAACATGCCAAGTGGAGAGTCACTGGTCAGACAGTTTTTGTATGGACAACGGTTCTTCGAGACAAACTTCGGTAAACGAAGCACAACTTTCTGGTTGCCAGATACCTTTGGGTACTCTACCCAGATCCCCCAGATATGCCGCTTGGCGGGGATGAGCCGGTTCTTTACCCAGAAGCTCAGCTGGAACAACATCAATAACTTCCCCCACACTACATTTCAGTGGGTTGCTCTTGATGGCAGCCAAGTCATGTGCCACATGGCTCCTGCCGAGACCTACACGGCTGAAGCGCATTTCGGCGACGTCAAGCGTAGTGTCACTCAGCACAAGTCGCTAGATACAGACAAGACATCCCTGCTTGTGTTCGGAAAAGGTGATGGAGGTGGTGGCCCGACTTTTGAGCATCTCGAAAAGCTGCGTCGCTGCCGTGGTCTCAGTGACCAGGTCGGTTCATTGCCTCGAGTCCAAATGGGCGAGTCGGTAGATGACTTCTTTGCAAAACTGGAGGCAAAGGCTGCCTCTGGCACTGATTTTGCCACCTGGTACGGCGAGCTCTACTTTGAGCTACACCGTGGTACATACACCACTCAAGCAAATAACAAGCGCAATAACCGCAAGTCTGAGTTTTTGCTGCGTGAGATCGAGCTTCTTGCAACTTTTGCTACTATCAATGCTCCCGATGGTGGATATCAGTATCCCAAGAAGGAAATTGACGAGATGTGGGAAGGAACCCTCCTTTGCCAATTCCATGACTGCTTGCCAGGTAGCTCCATCGAGATGTGCTATGACGACTCAGACAAGCTGTATACTGAAATATTTGAGATGGGAGCCAAGCTACGAAAGATTGCCCTCGAGGCTTTGGGACTCACCGGTGATGTCACGAGTGGAAATTTCATGGCCCTCAACACTTTGCCATGGCCTCGATCAGAAGTCGTAGCAGTTCCTCCAGCAGTGTCCGCATACATGGGATGCAAATACACCGTGGCCACTGGTACAACTGGAATGATGCATTTACAGCTGGCTGACTTTAAAAAATCTACTTCGGTGAccgtcgccgagatcaaatCTGGTGTCTTCCGCCTTGAGAATGGTAAGCTCAGGGTTGACATTCAGGGAGGGGCTATCACATCTTTGTACGATGTGAATGCCGAAAGAGAGATTGTCGCAAAGGACCGCAAGGCTGGCCAGTTAGTCATATTCGATGACAAGCCTCTTTACTGGCAAGCATGGGATGTCGAGGTATTCCATCTTGAATCACGAAAGGAGTTGCCCGGGGGTAAGACGAGCATTGTAGAAAATGACCCGCACCGAGTGAGTGTCGTGACTGAGACATGGATCAGCGATAAGAGCTGGATCAAGACCACAATTAGCCTGTCTGCATCCACATCCGATGAGCCCTCGTACGTGGAAATGGAAAGTGAGGTAGAATGGCAAGAGACGATGAAATTCCTCAAGGTCGAGTTCCCAGTGGATATAACCAACACCGAAGCATCCTACGAGACTCAGTATGGCATCGTTAGGCGCCCGACCCATTATAACACGAG TTGGGACATGGCCAAATTCGAAGTCTGCTGTCACAAATGGGCTGACCTCTCCGAAAACGGCTATGGAGTCTCCATTCTGAATGATTCTAAATACGGCTTCGCAACATGCGGTAACTTGATGCGCCTTTCACTGCTCCGTGCCCCCAAGGCACCAGATGCCCACGCTGACATGGGCCGCCACCACATTCGCTATGCAATTCTTCCCCACGCCGGTGCCCTTGATGCCCGAACAATCCGCGCGGGCTTCAATTTCAATAACCCGCTCGTCGTTGAAAAAGCCGGCCCGAAAGCGTCTGCTTCCAATGCCCTGTTTACATCTCTGTCTATCAAGGGCGCGCCGTCCTTGATTCTGGATGTTATTAAGCGCGGCGAGGATGACGGTGATGTTTCGTGGGATGGTACTCCTACCCGTCCCGGGAAGAGTGTTATTCTGCGTGTCTATGAATCGCTTGGTGGCAAGGCTCGAGGTACCATTGAGACTACACTGGCCGTGAAGGATGCTGTCAAGTGTAACGTtcttgaggatgatgagattGACGGGCTGGATATTGCCACCGAAGATGGTCGTTCGGTGATCAAGATTGAGCTGAGGGCGTTTGAGGTCGCTACATACCGACTGCAGCTACGATTATCTTGA
- a CDS encoding Peptidoglycan-binding lysin domain, producing MYFPSLILAAGSLSTLIQAIPHGAKAHHSFHRRAAATYAVMGGNGEVSDGWPSMSQWLEYETLWGLNQILIAASCDNSDDETSDINTSIKSIASETGVDARFILAIIMQESKGCVRVQSTNNGVENTGLMQSHDGEGSCNKDGSKTTPCPSSMINLMIQDGTAGTSQGDGLKQCYEAQTGGTAAKYYKAARRYNSGSIAPSGNLGQGGATHCYASDIANRVRGWAGDVSECVESTIGTISSGAEPVPLGGDDASSSSSTSTAAEQPTETAEPIQTSSAAEQPAETTEPTQASSASAEAAQAAETSSVAFSATTTETTSVAPATAWTPNANVHSAAPTTTPTPSWTTRSAPAATTAPAAPSSTETAPLYPYASSSCQKYYTVAEGDYCAKLTDTIGVTFPDLRSLNPGLDEQCSNLWLGYQYCIQA from the exons ATGTACTTTCCTTCATTG ATCCTGGCTGCTGGCAGCCTGTCTACTCTCATTCAAGCCATTCCTCATGGTGCCAAGGCCCATCACTCCTTTCACCGTCGCGCCGCTGCCACCTATGCTGTCATGGGCGGTAACGGAGAGGTCTCCGACGGATGGCCTTCCATGAGCCAGTGGTTGGAGTACGAGACTCT CTGGGGTCTCAATCAAATTCTTATTGCCGCATCATGCGACAACTCTGACGACGAAACAAGCGACATCAACACTAGCATCAAGTCGATCGCTAGCGAAACCGGCGTGGACGCTCGATTCATCCTTGCAATTATTATGCAAGAAAGCAAGGGCTGCGTTCGTGTTCAGTCCACCAACAACGGTGTCGAGAACACTGGTCTCATGCAAAGTCACGATGGCGAGGGCTCCTGCAACAAGGATGGCAGCAAAACGACTCCCTGCCCCTCCTCCATGATCAACCTGATGATCCAAGACGGCACCGCTGGAACTAGCCAGGGCGACGGTCTCAAGCAGTGCTATGAGGCCCAGACCGGCGGCACTGCGGCCAAATACTACAAGGCCGCCCGCAGATACAACTCTGGCTCTATCGCCCCGTCTGGCAACCTCGGCCAAGGTGGCGCAACCCACTGCTACGCCTCTGACATCGCCAACCGTGTCCGCGGCTGGGCCGGTGACGTGAGCGAGTGCGTTGAATCTACCATTGGAACCATTTCTAGCGGTGCGGAGCCGGTCCCCCTCGGTGGTGACGACGCCTCAAGCAGCTCTTCCACCTCAACCGCTGCTGAGCAGCCCACGGAGACTGCTGAGCCTATCCAGACCTCCAGTGCTGCAGAGCAGCCTGCCGAGACTACCGAGCCTACCCAAGCCTCCTCCGCGTCTGCCGAAGCCGCCCAGGCAGCCGAGACATCGTCCGTCGCATTCTCCGCCACAACCACTGAGACAACCTCCGTGGCACCCGCCACAGCTTGGACTCCCAACGCAAACGTGCACTCGGCCGCGCCGACCACCACCCCCACACCATCCTGGACAACTAGGTCCGCGCCAGCCGCAACCACTGCACCGGCAGCCCCCAGCTCAACCGAAACAGCCCCTCTTTACCCCTACGCGTCCTCATCGTGCCAAAAATACTACACCGTCGCAGAGGGCGATTACTGCGCCAAGTTGACCGACACTATCGGAGTCACTTTCCCCGATCTCCGCAGCTTGAACCCTGGCCTCGACGAGCAGTGTTCGAATTTATGGCTCGGATATCAGTACTGCATCCAGGCTTAA
- a CDS encoding Histone H4 acetyltransferase, NuA4 complex, Eaf6 → MADTAPAPTTASATTSAATPTTGATAGALNAPADQNTASRGLPYYEKLRRELRDTLQKKRLMDKSMAQLEDQIFRFEQSYLEETTAGNIIKGFDNYIKGSASGSSLGAAGLGLGGSMAGSRRKAQVTESDRVFSRSSASYMLDSPGPSSVQTTPSHAATPTSTTGGNSMSMKIDPLSVSASGMKSSNGSSKNKKKATGGSKNTKGKNQTDDISDEDKPSVKRLKISYGRD, encoded by the exons ATGGCAGACACAGCACCCGCTCCAACAACCGCGTCCGCGACCACCAGCGCTGCGACACCTACAACCGGCGCAACGGCAGGGGCACTGAATGCGCCTGCTGATCAGAATACCGCGAGTCGCGGACTACCATATTACGAGAAACTGCGCCGCGAGCTGAGGGATACGTTACAGAAAAAGCGATTAATGGACAAGAGCATG GCCCAACTCGAAGACCAAATCTTCCGCTTCGAACAATCATACCTGGAAGAAACCACCGCTGGAAACATCATCAAGGGCTTTGATAACTACATCAAAGGCTCCGCGAGTGGGTCGAGTCTCGGCGCCGCGGGACTGGGTCTGGGCGGCAGCATGGCTGGGTCGAGGCGAAAGGCGCAGGTCACGGAATCGGATCGAGTTTTCTCGCGGAGCTCGGCGAGTTACATGCTG GATTCCCCCGGCCCTTCCTCTGTACAAACAACGCCTTCCCACGCAGCGACACCAACATCTACGACTGGAGGGAACAGCATGTCCATGAAGATTGACCCGCTGTCTGTTTCCGCCAGCGGGATGAAGAGCTCAAATGGTTCGTcaaaaaacaagaagaaggcgaCTGGCGGGTCAAAGAATACGAAGGGAAAGAACCAGACCGACGATATCTCTGATGAGGACAAGCCTTCTGTTAAGCGGTTGAAGATCAGCTATGGGAGAGACTGA
- a CDS encoding Oligopeptide transporter OPT superfamily: protein MAPTPTDNLVERESSAGINNEKIGDKGGEMNKAASIQEVPLSNYDDAEGLSKGNAAPFATAKDIVTHVIDLDDDPTLNPWTFRMFFIGLGLSAFGAVLQEIMYFKPQVVYVSVMFLTVLAQTLGTAMSTFIPRKGVIGRFLNPFPWNRKEHTAAVLMSSAAAVSALSTEALAAQKLYYGGYPNEAAGIFITLSSQLIGYGIAGMMREILVSPTAMLYPINLPITTVMEILHKPKAETRQRFKVFWIVFVGIFCWEWFPEYIFPLLSAVSIFCLANQNSLVFTNLFGGSQGNEGMGLLSVCFDWNYVAGFGSPLWMPLETLVNSFIGYLGGIALSMALYYGNVWRAKDFPFMAQLLYDGSSNTTNHVQYNESAIMNADFTVNGTLVDQTGTPYLTATYVNYLITSNAGLTATFVHMFLWNYAEVSLGWTWMTLTNLKKVLDPSLYMFWRHTGGRTEEEKERIRQDPSIDPHYKLMLEYEEVPTSWYFLVFAASWIVGIVCLYVMKSTLPWWGFIVATLFLFVFMVFFGAQYAITGFGYNLQPIFQMLAGYMMPERPLANMYFTTYTYNGISQGLLLLRDLKLAQQNKLSPKATFVTQVIGCIMGALLNYVMMITIVQNQATIIKSPEGTNIWSGAQVQQFNTLAIAWSIAPKMFSIGARYEWVTAAYLVGFLAPLPFYIMHRFFPHQRIWSYLNTSIILWYLGELFVGLNASITTYYILGAFGQFYLRRYRPQWFMKWNYLLSAALDGGTQVMVFLATFAVFGGSGKSVSFPTWAGNRENNFDYCKFNEASE, encoded by the exons ATGGCGCCTACGCCAACAGATAACCTGGTTGAGCGCGAATCCTCTGCAGGGATTAATAACGAAAAGATTGGGGACAAGGGTGGAGAGATGAACAAGGCCGCTTCTATTCAGGAAGTGCCTCTGTCGAATTACGATGACGCCGAAGGTCTCTCTAAAGGGAATGCAGCTCCCTTTGCGACCGCGAAGGATATCGTCACTCATGTGATTGACCTTGACGATGACCCAACACTCAATCCATGGACATTTCGCATGTTCTTCATTG GTCTTGGGTTGTCCGCATTTGGTGCGGTTCTGCAAGAAATCATGTACTTCAAGCCTCAAGTTGTATACGTCTCAGTCATGTTCTTGACCGTCCTTGCGCAAACCTTGGGTACAGCGATGTCTACCTTCATCCCACGGAAAGGTGTTATTGGCCGTTTTCTTAACCCTTTCCCTTGGAACCGAAAGGAACACACTGCAGCAGTTCTCATGTCATCGGCGGCGGCCGTCTCGGCCCTGTCAACAGAAGCTTTGGCTGCGCAAAAGCTCTATTACGGAGGATATCCTAATGAAGCTGCAGGCATCTTCATCACTCTTTCTTCGCAACTCATTGGGTATGGCATTGCAGGCATGATGCGGGAGATTTTGGTGAGCCCGACCGCCATGCTGTATCCCATCAACCTGCCAATCACTACTGTCATGGAGATCTTGCATAAACCCAAAGCCGAGACCAGGCAGAGATTCAAGGTGTTCTGGATTGTATTTGTTGGAATCTTTTGCTGGGAGTGGTTCCCCGAG TACATCTTTCCACTTTTGTCTGCGGTTTCCATTTTCTGCTTGGCCAACCAAAACAGTCTCGTCTTCACCAACCTGTTCGGAGGCTCCCAGGGTAATGAGGGCATGGGATTGCTGTCTGTTTGCTTTGACTGGAATTATGTTGCTGGGTTCGGATCACCACTTTGGATGCCGCTTGAAACTTTGGTCAACAGTTTCATCGGTTATCTCGGAGGCATTGCCCTCTCCATGGCACTTTACTACGGAAACGTTTGGAGAGCCAAGGATTTCCCTTTCATGGCTCAGCTTCTCTATGACGGGAGCTCAAACACGACCAATCATGTTCAATACAATGAGTCTGCTATTATGAATGCAGACTTCACTGTGAACGGCACTCTCGTTGATCAGACGGGAACACCTTACCTTACCGCGACATACGTGAACTATCTTATCACATCCAACGCTGGGCTCACTGCCACTTTTGTTCACATGTTCCTCTGGAATTACGCCGAAGTCAGTCTTGGATGGACTTGGATGACACTGACCAACTTGAAGAAGGTTTTGGATCCTTCTCTTTACATGTTCTGGCGGCACACTGGTGGTCGCActgaggaagagaaggaaagaaTCCGTCAGGACCCTTCCATTGACCCTCATTACAAGTTGATGCTTGAGTATGAAGAAGTTCCAACCAGTTGGTATTTCTTAGTATTTGCTGCCAGCTGGATCGTTGGTATCGTATGCTTATacgtgatgaagtccactCTTCCGTGGTGGGGCTTTATCGTCGCAACCCTCTTCCTTTTCGTCTTTATGGTCTTCTTTGGGGCGCAATATGCCATTACGGGCTTCGGTTACAACTTGCAGCCAATTTTCCAAATGCTTGCTGGTTACATGATGCCTGAACGTCCTTTAG CCAACATGTACTTCACTACGTACACCTACAATGGTATCTCGCAAGGACTGCTGCTTCTCCGTGATCTGAAACTGGCCCAACAGAACAAATTGTCACCAAAAGCTACGTTTGTCACTCAGGTCATCGGTTGTATCATGGGGGCCCTTCTCAACTATGTCATGATGATAAC CATTGTTCAAAACCAAGCAACTATCATCAAGTCTCCCGAAGGAACGAACATTTGGTCCGGCGCCCAAGTCCAGCAGTTCAACACTCTCGCCATTGCTTGGTCGATTGCACCTAAAATGTTTTCCATTGGTGCTCGCTACGAATGGGTCACAGCAGCTTACTTGGTCGGCTTCCTCGCTCCATTGCCCTTCTACATCATGCACCGTTTCTTCCCTCACCAGCGAATCTGGTCTTACCTCAACACATCCATCATTCTGTGGTACCTTGGGGAACTTTTTGTTGGCCTGAATGCTTCCATCACCACCTACTACATTCTGGGAGCTTTCGGTCAATTCTATCTGCGACGTTACCGACCGCAATGGTTCATGAAGTGGAACTACCTTTTGTCCGCCGCACTAGACGGTGGCACACAGGTGATGGTATTCTTGGCCACATTTGCAGTTTTCGGTGGTTCTGGAAAGTCGGTTTCTTTCCCAACGTGGGCAGGTAATCGTGAAAACAACTTTGATTACTGCAAGTTCAATGAAGCCTCAGAGTGA